Proteins from a single region of Amblyomma americanum isolate KBUSLIRL-KWMA chromosome 10, ASM5285725v1, whole genome shotgun sequence:
- the LOC144107568 gene encoding uncharacterized protein LOC144107568 — translation MFNVEQQQQFGSLLSHSHYQNNIVSAAAAAARQPCSSSASMPMMSRRGSGGDGASPDPTAGVGGASTSSGDETSTDCKDSAYVSSERLMDTSPPVMSSWPQYPVGSEVVFDRLHELAIIATSPESPLLRDSPPPVLPPSSSSSSIVGAAPPLSPPGRQRSFSLSALHSYARPPLPPRLGHAVSHCPPGSGPHATQPMGIIDDTPRVLPLTPEDRSAAYTLSTMAKHCIAAPPAPTAPSEPAAVSVQCSPSKKSVSTRTRHTSCPDPAKPRRPMNGFMLFAQKHRGEYSHLHPGKDNRAISVMLGDQWRKMKSEEKKLYSQEAKVRADEVKKVHPDCWKRKRSYSTSI, via the exons cagcagcagtgccagCATGCCCATGATGAGCCGGAGGGGGTCAGGAGGTGACGGGGCCAGTCCGGACCCGACAGCTGGCGTCGGTGGTGCCTCTACCAGCTCTGGGGATGAGACATCGACAGACTGCAAGGACTCGGCCTACGTCTCCAGTGAGCGGCTCATGG ACACAAGCCCACCTGTGATGTCATCCTGGCCCCAGTATCCAGTTGGGTCAGAGGTGGTGTTCGACCGGCTGCACGAGCTGGCCATCATCGCCACGAGCCCCGAGAGCCCTCTCCTGAGGGACTCGCCACCGCCTGTCCTCCCTccttcatcgtcatcgtcatccaTCGTG GGAGCAGCACCGCCACTGTCCCCACCGGGGCGCCAACGGTCGTTCAGCCTGTCGGCGCTCCACTCCTATGCACGGCCCCCGCTGCCCCCACGCCTGGGCCATGCTGTCTCCCACTGCCCGCCGGGCTCAGGTCCGCACGCCACACAGCCCATGGGGATCATCGACGACACTCCCAG AGTGTTGCCGCTTACCCCTGAAGACCGTTCAGCTGCATACACACTCAGCACCATGGCAAAA CACTGCATAGCAGCCCCGCCAGCGCCCACGGCACCTTCGGAACCGGCAGCAGTGTCTGTGCAGTGCTCGCCATCCAAGAAGTCGGTCAGCACCAGGACACGCCACACGTCGTGCCCTGACCCGGCCAAGCCTCGACGGCCCATGAATGGCTTCATGTTGTTTGCTCAGAAGCACCGTGGCGAGTACTCACACCTGCACCCTGGCAAGGACAACAG GGCCATCAGTGTGATGCTGGGCGACCAGTGGCGCAAGATGAAGTCTGAGGAAAAGAAGCTGTACTCACAGGAGGCCAAGGTCCGCGCCGACGAGGTCAAGAAGGTCCATCCCGACTGTTGGAAGCGCAAGCGCTCCTACTCCACCAGCATCTGA